A region from the Citrobacter telavivensis genome encodes:
- the livG gene encoding high-affinity branched-chain amino acid ABC transporter ATP-binding protein LivG has protein sequence MSQPLLSVNGLMMRFGGLLAVNNVELELHPQEIVSLIGPNGAGKTTVFNCLTGFYKPTGGTIKLRDQHLEGLPGQQIARMGVVRTFQHVRLFREMTVIENLLVAQHQQLKSGVFSGLLKTPAFRRAQSEALDRAATWLERIGLLEHANRQASNLAYGDQRRLEIARCMVTQPEILMLDEPAAGLNPKETKELDELIAELRNHHNTTILLIEHDMKLVMGISDRIYVVNQGTPLANGTPEQIRNNPDVIRAYLGEA, from the coding sequence ATGAGTCAGCCATTATTATCGGTTAACGGCCTGATGATGCGCTTCGGCGGTCTGCTGGCGGTCAACAACGTTGAACTGGAACTGCATCCACAGGAAATTGTGTCGCTGATCGGGCCGAACGGCGCCGGTAAGACCACGGTGTTTAACTGCCTGACCGGTTTTTATAAGCCGACGGGCGGCACCATTAAGCTTCGCGATCAGCACCTTGAAGGGCTGCCGGGTCAACAAATTGCCCGTATGGGCGTAGTGCGAACCTTCCAGCACGTACGTCTGTTTCGTGAAATGACGGTGATTGAAAACCTGCTGGTGGCACAGCATCAGCAACTGAAAAGCGGCGTGTTTTCCGGCCTGCTGAAAACCCCGGCGTTTCGTCGGGCGCAGAGCGAAGCGCTGGATCGTGCGGCCACCTGGCTTGAGCGTATCGGTCTGCTGGAACACGCGAACCGTCAGGCCAGCAACCTGGCCTATGGCGACCAGCGTCGTCTGGAGATCGCCCGCTGTATGGTGACACAGCCAGAGATTCTGATGCTGGATGAACCGGCTGCGGGTCTTAATCCGAAAGAGACCAAAGAGCTGGACGAGCTGATTGCCGAGCTGCGCAACCATCACAACACCACCATCCTGCTCATTGAGCACGATATGAAGCTGGTGATGGGGATTTCCGACCGTATTTACGTGGTGAACCAGGGCACGCCGCTGGCGAACGGGACGCCGGAACAGATTCGTAATAACCCGGACGTGATCCGTGCATACCTTGGTGAGGCGTAA
- the livM gene encoding high-affinity branched-chain amino acid ABC transporter permease LivM: protein MKPMHFAMALLSAAMFFVLAGVFMGVQLQLDGTKLVVDTATDIRWQWVFIGTAVVFFFQMLRPIFQKSLKSVSGPKFILPAIDGSTVKQKLFLIALLVIAVAWPFMVSRGTVDIATLTMIYIILGLGLNVVVGLSGLLVLGYGGFYAIGAYTFALLNHYYGLGFWTCLPLAGLVSAAAGFLLGFPVLRLRGDYLAIVTLGFGEIVRILLLNNTEITGGPNGISQIPKPTLFGLEFSRSAREGGWDTFSNFFNVKYDPSDRVIFLYLVALLLVVLSLFVINRLLRMPLGRAWEALREDEIACRSLGLSPTRIKLTAFTISAAFAGFAGTLFAARQGFVSPESFTFAESAFVLAIVVLGGMGSQFAVILAAILLVVSRELMRDFNEYSMLMLGGLMVLMMIWRPQGLLPMTRPQLKLKNGEAKGEQA from the coding sequence ATGAAACCGATGCATTTTGCGATGGCGCTGCTCTCTGCCGCGATGTTCTTCGTTCTGGCGGGCGTCTTTATGGGCGTTCAGTTGCAACTGGATGGCACCAAACTGGTGGTGGATACCGCTACCGACATCCGCTGGCAGTGGGTGTTTATCGGTACTGCCGTGGTCTTTTTCTTCCAGATGCTGCGTCCGATCTTCCAGAAGAGCCTGAAGAGCGTCTCCGGGCCGAAGTTTATTCTGCCAGCCATTGATGGCTCAACCGTAAAGCAGAAGTTGTTCCTGATTGCGCTGCTGGTGATTGCCGTGGCGTGGCCGTTTATGGTTTCACGCGGCACGGTGGATATCGCCACGCTGACCATGATTTACATCATCCTCGGTCTGGGGCTGAACGTCGTTGTGGGGCTCTCCGGCCTGCTGGTACTGGGCTACGGCGGCTTCTACGCGATTGGCGCGTACACCTTCGCGCTGTTGAACCACTATTACGGTCTCGGCTTCTGGACCTGCCTGCCTTTGGCAGGGCTGGTTTCGGCGGCGGCGGGTTTTCTGCTGGGCTTCCCGGTGCTGCGCCTGCGCGGCGATTATCTGGCCATTGTGACCCTGGGCTTCGGTGAGATAGTCCGTATCCTGCTGCTCAACAATACTGAGATCACCGGTGGTCCGAACGGCATCAGCCAGATCCCGAAACCGACGCTGTTCGGCCTCGAGTTCAGCCGGAGCGCGCGTGAAGGCGGCTGGGATACCTTCAGCAACTTCTTTAACGTGAAATACGATCCGTCCGATCGCGTGATTTTCCTCTATCTGGTCGCACTGTTGCTGGTGGTGCTGAGCCTGTTTGTGATTAACCGTCTGCTGCGCATGCCGCTGGGACGGGCGTGGGAAGCGCTGCGTGAAGATGAGATCGCCTGCCGCTCGTTAGGCTTAAGCCCAACGCGCATCAAACTGACCGCTTTTACCATCAGCGCCGCGTTTGCCGGTTTCGCTGGCACGCTGTTCGCAGCGCGTCAGGGTTTTGTCAGCCCCGAGTCGTTCACCTTTGCCGAGTCGGCGTTTGTGCTGGCGATCGTGGTACTCGGCGGAATGGGTTCACAGTTTGCGGTGATCCTTGCGGCTATCCTGCTGGTGGTTTCCCGCGAGCTGATGCGTGACTTCAATGAATACAGCATGTTGATGCTGGGTGGTTTGATGGTACTGATGATGATCTGGCGTCCGCAGGGCTTGCTGCCGATGACCCGTCCACAGTTGAAACTGAAAAACGGGGAAGCGAAAGGAGAGCAGGCATGA
- the livH gene encoding high-affinity branched-chain amino acid ABC transporter permease LivH yields the protein MSEQFLYFLQQMFNGVTLGSTYALIAIGYTMVYGIIGMINFAHGEVYMISSYVSFMIIAALMMMGIDTSWLLVAAGFIGAIIIASAYGWSIERVAYRPVRSSKRLIALISAIGMSIFLQNYVSLTEGSRDVALPSLFNGQWVVGASENFSASITTMQLVIWIVTFLAMLALTIFIRYSRMGRACRACAEDLKMASLLGINTDRVIALTFVIGAAMAAVAGVLLGQFYGVINPYIGFMAGMKAFTAAVLGGIGSIPGAMIGGLILGVAEALSSAYLSTEYKDVVSFALLILVLLVMPTGILGRPEVEKV from the coding sequence ATGTCCGAGCAGTTCCTTTATTTCTTGCAGCAGATGTTTAACGGCGTCACGCTGGGAAGCACCTACGCGCTGATCGCTATCGGTTACACCATGGTGTACGGCATTATCGGCATGATCAACTTCGCCCATGGCGAGGTGTACATGATCAGTAGCTATGTCTCTTTTATGATTATCGCGGCACTGATGATGATGGGGATTGATACCAGTTGGTTACTGGTGGCAGCCGGATTCATTGGGGCGATTATCATTGCCAGCGCCTACGGCTGGAGCATCGAGCGGGTGGCTTATCGGCCCGTCCGCAGTTCCAAGCGTCTGATTGCGCTTATCTCCGCCATTGGGATGTCCATCTTCCTGCAAAACTACGTCAGCCTGACGGAAGGTTCGCGAGACGTGGCGCTACCCAGCCTGTTCAACGGGCAATGGGTGGTGGGTGCCAGCGAAAACTTCTCTGCTTCGATCACGACCATGCAGCTGGTTATCTGGATTGTGACCTTCCTGGCGATGCTGGCGCTGACTATCTTTATCCGCTACTCCCGCATGGGACGCGCCTGTCGCGCCTGCGCAGAAGACCTGAAAATGGCCAGCCTGCTCGGGATTAACACTGACCGCGTGATTGCGCTGACCTTTGTGATTGGCGCGGCGATGGCGGCGGTGGCTGGCGTGCTACTCGGACAATTCTACGGGGTGATCAACCCTTATATTGGCTTTATGGCCGGGATGAAAGCCTTCACCGCTGCGGTTCTCGGCGGGATCGGCAGCATCCCTGGCGCGATGATCGGCGGCCTGATTCTGGGCGTCGCGGAAGCACTTTCTTCTGCTTATCTGAGTACGGAATACAAAGACGTGGTGTCGTTCGCTCTGTTGATTCTGGTACTGCTGGTGATGCCGACCGGGATTCTGGGTCGTCCGGAGGTAGAGAAAGTATGA
- the livk gene encoding high-affinity branched-chain amino acid ABC transporter substrate-binding protein LivK, with protein sequence MKRNAKTIVAGVIALAMSQAAMAEEIKVAVVGAMSGPVAQWGDMEFNGARQAIKDINAKGGIKGDKLVGVEYDDACDPKQAVAVANKIVNDGIQYVIGHLCSSSTQPASDIYEDEGILMISPGATNPELTQRGYAHIMRTAGLDSSQGPTAAKYILEQVKPQRIAILHDKQQYGEGLARSVQDSLKAANANIVFFDGITAGEKDFSALLARLKKENIDFVYYGGYYPEMGQMLRQARSVGLKTTFMGPEGVGNASLSNIAGEAAEGMLVTMPKRYDQDPANKAIVDALKADKKDPTGPYVWITYAAVQSLATALDRSGSKAPLDLVKDLKANGADTVIGPLKWDEKGDLKGFEFGVFQWHADGSSTAAK encoded by the coding sequence ATGAAACGGAATGCGAAAACGATCGTCGCAGGGGTGATCGCACTGGCGATGTCGCAGGCGGCGATGGCAGAGGAGATTAAAGTTGCCGTTGTGGGCGCGATGTCAGGTCCGGTAGCCCAGTGGGGCGACATGGAATTTAACGGCGCACGTCAGGCCATTAAAGACATCAATGCGAAAGGCGGCATCAAAGGCGACAAACTGGTGGGCGTGGAATATGACGATGCCTGCGATCCTAAACAGGCCGTGGCAGTGGCGAACAAAATCGTCAATGACGGCATTCAGTATGTGATTGGTCACCTCTGCTCATCTTCCACTCAGCCGGCGTCGGATATCTACGAAGACGAAGGCATTCTGATGATCTCGCCTGGTGCGACTAACCCGGAACTGACGCAGCGTGGCTACGCGCACATCATGCGTACCGCCGGGCTGGACTCCTCTCAGGGACCGACCGCGGCAAAGTATATTCTTGAGCAGGTAAAACCGCAGCGTATCGCCATCCTGCACGACAAACAGCAGTACGGTGAAGGGCTGGCGCGTTCCGTTCAGGACTCGCTGAAAGCGGCAAACGCCAATATCGTCTTCTTTGATGGTATTACCGCAGGCGAGAAAGATTTCTCCGCGCTGCTCGCGCGCCTGAAAAAAGAGAACATCGACTTTGTGTATTACGGCGGCTACTACCCGGAAATGGGGCAAATGCTGCGCCAGGCGCGATCCGTCGGGCTGAAAACCACGTTCATGGGGCCGGAAGGCGTGGGCAATGCGTCGCTGTCGAACATCGCCGGTGAAGCGGCTGAGGGCATGCTGGTTACCATGCCAAAACGCTATGATCAGGATCCGGCCAACAAAGCGATTGTTGATGCGCTGAAAGCCGATAAAAAAGATCCTACCGGTCCGTATGTATGGATCACCTACGCCGCCGTGCAGTCACTGGCAACGGCATTGGATCGTTCCGGCAGCAAAGCGCCGCTGGATCTGGTGAAAGATTTGAAAGCAAACGGTGCTGATACCGTGATTGGGCCGCTGAAATGGGATGAAAAAGGCGATCTGAAGGGATTTGAATTTGGTGTCTTCCAGTGGCATGCGGACGGCTCGTCCACCGCCGCCAAATAA
- the panM gene encoding aspartate 1-decarboxylase autocleavage activator PanM, whose amino-acid sequence MKLTIIRLEHFSDQDLIDLGKIWPEYSAASLSVDETHRIYAARFNERLLGAVRVTLSGTQGALDSLRIRDVTRRRGVGRYLVEEVIQDNPDVSSWWMADVGVEDRGIMAAFMQVLGFTAQQNGWEKR is encoded by the coding sequence ATGAAGCTGACCATCATTCGTTTAGAACACTTTAGCGATCAGGACCTGATCGACCTGGGCAAAATCTGGCCGGAGTATTCCGCCGCCTCTTTAAGCGTAGATGAAACACACCGGATCTACGCAGCGCGATTTAATGAGCGATTGTTAGGTGCCGTAAGGGTCACCCTGAGCGGCACTCAGGGCGCGCTGGATTCGCTGCGCATCCGTGACGTCACGCGGCGTCGGGGAGTGGGGAGATATCTGGTGGAAGAGGTGATCCAGGATAATCCGGACGTCTCATCCTGGTGGATGGCGGATGTCGGCGTGGAAGACCGGGGGATCATGGCAGCGTTTATGCAGGTACTGGGCTTTACCGCGCAGCAGAACGGCTGGGAAAAGCGTTAA